One window of Chloroflexus aggregans DSM 9485 genomic DNA carries:
- a CDS encoding ferredoxin:protochlorophyllide reductase (ATP-dependent) subunit B has protein sequence MRLAYWMYEGTAHHGVGRIANSMRNVHAVFHAPQGDDYVNAIFAMLERSPNFPAMTTSVVSGTDLARGTIRLPDTLKQVEERVHPDLIIVVASCSTILLQENLEIAAQHAGLQCEVMVYDANPYRMQEIVAAESLFTDLVKRFAKPQPRTERPTVNILGPASLGFHARHDLISLRRMLKTLGVEINVVAPWGASIADLRRLPAAWLTIAPYRELGLRAATYLEEQFGVPALLDAPIGVQPTLRWIERLRELLAQAGADIPMPPLTAFSLDGLSAPSAVPWLARTADMDSFSGKPAFVFGDATHVVGVTRFLHDELGMPIAGAGTYVKHQADWVREQLAGYVDEVLVTDEFQTVAARIAALRPELVCGTQMERHTSRRYDLNCMVISPPTHIENHLLAYRPFLGFDGADVIADEVYTTCTLGMEKHLIDLFGDAGLELPEKAKNGSAQAVEPAPAAVTVESPKPEQEPAVATVAVSGPTPAVAAPPAPAAPVDPVWAADAEAMLKKVPFFVRGRVRGNVERYARQHGHAVITAQVLLAAKEELGA, from the coding sequence ATGCGTCTAGCTTATTGGATGTACGAGGGTACCGCCCATCACGGCGTTGGTCGGATCGCAAACAGCATGCGCAATGTCCACGCTGTCTTCCACGCGCCGCAGGGTGATGATTACGTCAATGCGATTTTCGCGATGCTCGAACGTTCGCCGAATTTTCCGGCAATGACTACGAGCGTCGTGAGTGGGACCGATCTCGCCCGCGGTACGATCCGCCTACCCGATACGTTGAAACAGGTTGAAGAGCGCGTCCATCCCGATTTGATCATCGTGGTGGCTTCGTGTTCGACGATCTTGCTGCAAGAGAATCTGGAGATTGCCGCCCAGCACGCCGGTTTGCAGTGCGAGGTGATGGTCTACGATGCCAATCCGTATCGCATGCAAGAGATCGTCGCTGCCGAAAGCCTCTTCACCGATTTGGTAAAACGGTTTGCCAAACCACAGCCTCGTACCGAGCGACCAACCGTTAATATCCTCGGCCCGGCCTCGCTTGGGTTTCACGCCCGTCACGATCTGATTAGCCTCCGCCGTATGCTGAAGACGCTAGGAGTGGAGATTAACGTCGTGGCACCTTGGGGCGCCAGTATTGCCGACTTGCGGCGCTTGCCGGCGGCTTGGCTGACGATCGCTCCCTACCGCGAATTGGGCCTACGCGCTGCTACCTATCTTGAAGAACAGTTCGGTGTGCCGGCCCTGCTCGATGCGCCGATTGGCGTGCAACCAACGCTTCGCTGGATCGAGCGACTGCGTGAATTACTGGCGCAAGCCGGCGCCGATATTCCTATGCCACCGCTGACCGCCTTCTCGCTCGATGGTCTGTCGGCGCCTTCCGCTGTGCCGTGGTTGGCCCGCACCGCCGATATGGATAGCTTCTCCGGAAAGCCGGCGTTTGTCTTCGGCGATGCAACCCACGTGGTGGGTGTGACCCGCTTCTTGCACGATGAGTTGGGTATGCCGATCGCCGGTGCCGGGACGTATGTTAAGCATCAAGCCGATTGGGTGCGCGAACAGTTGGCCGGTTATGTTGATGAGGTGCTGGTAACCGATGAGTTCCAAACCGTCGCCGCCCGTATTGCCGCACTACGCCCCGAATTGGTTTGCGGCACCCAAATGGAACGCCATACGTCGCGCCGCTACGATCTGAACTGTATGGTCATTTCACCGCCAACCCATATCGAAAACCATTTGCTGGCCTATCGCCCCTTCCTCGGCTTCGATGGCGCCGATGTGATCGCCGATGAGGTGTATACCACTTGTACCCTCGGTATGGAGAAGCACCTGATCGATCTGTTTGGCGACGCCGGCCTTGAACTGCCGGAGAAGGCGAAAAATGGCTCCGCTCAGGCTGTCGAGCCGGCACCGGCAGCGGTTACGGTCGAGAGTCCAAAACCGGAGCAGGAACCGGCTGTCGCTACCGTCGCGGTGTCTGGTCCGACGCCGGCCGTCGCTGCCCCGCCGGCACCTGCTGCCCCGGTCGATCCGGTGTGGGCTGCTGACGCCGAAGCAATGCTTAAGAAAGTCCCCTTCTTTGTCCGTGGACGGGTACGCGGGAATGTCGAGAGATACGCGCGTCAGCACGGCCATGCCGTGATTACGGCCCAAGTGCTGTTAGCAGCTAAAGAGGAGCTTGGCGCATGA
- the bchN gene encoding ferredoxin:protochlorophyllide reductase (ATP-dependent) subunit N — MHKASTIREDGLYHSFCGLVSVGWLYQKIKDSFFLILGTHTCAHLLQNTLGVMIFARPRFAVSLLEESDLSSSQPDISAQIEEIKREHHPSVIFLLSSCTPEVMKVEFEGLAASVSTPEVPVLFVPASGLDYTFSQSEDSVLQALIPFCPPAPPEDKRVVFLGSVNDAIADDFSLEAARLGIPVAGFLPASHFHELPPIGPGTIVAPLQPYLHKTATQLRNERGCTILSSLFPLGPDGTRRFWEDLAAHFDIKVDLSDREAAAWERIKRHTDLLRGKKIFFASDTLMELPLARFLKACGAEVVECSTPYINRRFHAAELAALEGVRLVEQANFHRQLQTIAETKPDLIISNIITTNPLVGQGTVAKWGTEYCFLPIHGWAGVNALVTSFTRALERHAKLDPLGSDPIWLTGIMPGAPGGVISLQS; from the coding sequence ATGCACAAGGCGAGCACCATCCGAGAGGATGGACTATACCACTCATTCTGCGGTCTCGTAAGCGTCGGATGGCTCTACCAGAAGATCAAAGACAGCTTTTTCCTCATTCTCGGTACCCATACCTGCGCCCACCTACTCCAAAACACGCTCGGAGTGATGATCTTCGCCCGTCCACGCTTTGCCGTATCGCTCCTCGAAGAATCGGATCTCAGCTCGTCGCAGCCCGACATTTCGGCTCAGATCGAAGAGATTAAGCGCGAGCACCACCCTTCTGTGATCTTCCTCCTTTCATCGTGTACGCCTGAAGTGATGAAGGTGGAATTTGAAGGTCTCGCAGCGTCGGTTAGTACACCTGAAGTGCCGGTGCTATTTGTGCCCGCTTCCGGTCTCGACTACACCTTTTCACAAAGCGAAGACTCGGTATTGCAAGCGCTCATCCCCTTCTGTCCGCCTGCCCCGCCCGAAGATAAGCGCGTCGTCTTCCTCGGTTCGGTCAACGATGCGATTGCCGACGACTTTTCTCTCGAAGCAGCCCGTCTCGGTATTCCGGTTGCCGGTTTCTTGCCCGCCAGCCATTTCCACGAATTGCCACCCATCGGGCCGGGAACGATTGTGGCGCCACTCCAGCCCTATCTCCACAAGACGGCCACTCAATTGCGCAACGAGCGCGGTTGTACGATCCTCTCATCGCTCTTCCCACTTGGCCCTGACGGCACACGCCGTTTCTGGGAGGATTTGGCCGCCCATTTCGATATTAAGGTCGATCTGAGTGATCGCGAAGCTGCCGCATGGGAGCGGATTAAACGCCATACCGATCTCCTACGCGGTAAGAAGATCTTTTTTGCCAGTGATACCTTAATGGAATTGCCGTTGGCCCGCTTCCTCAAAGCCTGCGGCGCTGAAGTGGTCGAGTGCTCGACCCCGTACATCAACCGTCGCTTCCACGCTGCCGAACTCGCTGCGCTCGAAGGAGTACGGCTGGTTGAACAGGCCAATTTCCACCGCCAGTTGCAAACTATTGCCGAAACAAAGCCCGATCTGATTATCTCTAACATTATTACCACCAACCCACTGGTCGGTCAGGGAACGGTCGCGAAGTGGGGGACAGAGTATTGCTTCCTGCCTATTCACGGCTGGGCCGGCGTGAATGCATTAGTTACGTCGTTCACGCGCGCGCTCGAACGTCACGCGAAGCTTGACCCACTTGGTTCCGACCCGATTTGGTTGACCGGGATTATGCCAGGCGCTCCCGGCGGCGTCATTTCGTTGCAATCGTAG
- a CDS encoding zinc ribbon domain-containing protein codes for MHCPHCNTELPDDARFCIECGTAVRIATGETVPLSSRGNTTITCPHCRSINPRYARFCVHCGQSLLTSGPVVHTPPSPQPHPTYQVSHWNAVLFLIGATLLIPVIFSFPPMIWLTILIIIGIAQIIFYFSIGKIRTAILYAIGLLGIGLLLRIRQLTFPAFILLVGLALLIGIRLWKGK; via the coding sequence ATGCACTGCCCGCATTGCAATACTGAACTACCTGACGATGCTCGCTTCTGTATCGAGTGTGGCACCGCGGTACGTATCGCAACCGGTGAAACAGTGCCGTTGTCGAGCAGAGGTAATACGACCATTACCTGCCCACATTGCCGCTCGATCAATCCACGTTATGCCCGTTTTTGTGTTCACTGTGGTCAGTCATTGTTGACGAGTGGGCCGGTGGTACACACCCCGCCATCACCCCAGCCCCATCCAACCTACCAGGTATCTCATTGGAACGCAGTGTTGTTCTTGATCGGAGCCACGTTGCTCATCCCGGTAATCTTTAGCTTTCCGCCCATGATTTGGCTCACTATCCTGATCATTATCGGGATCGCCCAAATAATCTTCTACTTCAGCATCGGTAAAATCCGAACTGCGATACTCTACGCGATTGGGCTACTCGGGATAGGATTGCTGCTCCGCATACGTCAACTAACTTTTCCCGCCTTTATCCTATTGGTTGGTCTGGCGTTGCTAATCGGCATTCGGTTGTGGAAAGGCAAGTGA